In the genome of Carnobacterium viridans, one region contains:
- a CDS encoding helix-turn-helix domain-containing protein: MEQSLYSQFFCLSLYSKDYPIKPSTLYHILIGKRTASILFKAHTYQVIKFFSIFTNLKREEYNQMIQRFIAKGWIKANNTSEEFYLSEQGKTEVEFYFSEHFYPTNLNQLLNGKAVKEFWGKMVFLTQVLSELRYQNKHYLPLNKEWKNQLWVKNWLKNNPLDKQDLAQSFGKEWIQALTNLDSFSAEVVVSQLTGHEKFGKTITQLASMHKIEALEIAFLLQNAIIQVMDQVVRKKENYPLFYLIYQECIGDPYSSLSQSTRLTAYYLDQGLSIENIASKRKLKANTISEHVIELAIIFPDFDVSNVIPDSKYQRLITAFQSNENITYEELEKDMPQVPFSWYRLIQIERSRTDD; the protein is encoded by the coding sequence TTGGAGCAATCGTTATACAGCCAGTTTTTCTGTCTCTCATTATATTCTAAAGATTACCCGATTAAACCTTCAACGTTGTACCATATTTTAATAGGAAAAAGAACCGCTTCGATTTTATTCAAAGCGCACACGTATCAAGTGATAAAGTTTTTTTCGATTTTTACTAATCTAAAACGAGAAGAGTACAATCAGATGATTCAACGTTTCATTGCTAAAGGTTGGATTAAAGCAAATAATACAAGTGAAGAGTTTTATCTTTCTGAACAAGGAAAGACAGAAGTAGAGTTCTATTTTTCTGAACATTTTTACCCTACAAATTTAAATCAATTGCTAAATGGAAAAGCTGTTAAGGAATTTTGGGGGAAAATGGTATTTTTGACCCAAGTTCTTTCAGAATTAAGGTACCAAAATAAGCATTATTTGCCTCTTAATAAAGAATGGAAAAACCAACTTTGGGTAAAAAATTGGTTGAAAAATAATCCACTAGATAAACAAGATCTCGCTCAATCTTTCGGAAAGGAATGGATTCAAGCGTTAACTAATTTGGATTCATTTTCTGCAGAAGTAGTAGTATCGCAATTGACTGGTCATGAAAAATTTGGAAAAACAATTACTCAATTAGCTTCGATGCATAAAATTGAAGCATTAGAAATAGCTTTTTTACTTCAAAATGCTATTATTCAAGTAATGGATCAAGTCGTTCGAAAAAAAGAAAACTATCCTTTGTTTTATTTGATTTATCAAGAATGTATCGGAGATCCTTACAGCAGTCTAAGCCAAAGTACAAGATTGACCGCATATTATTTAGATCAAGGACTTTCTATTGAAAATATTGCATCAAAGAGGAAATTAAAAGCCAATACTATTTCAGAACACGTTATTGAATTGGCTATTATTTTTCCGGATTTCGATGTTTCTAACGTGATACCGGATAGCAAATATCAACGTTTAATTACAGCATTTCAATCTAATGAAAATATTACCTATGAAGAACTAGAAAAAGATATGCCGCAAGTCCCTTTTTCATGGTATAGATTAATTCAAATTGAAAGGAGTCGTACTGATGACTAA
- a CDS encoding RecQ family ATP-dependent DNA helicase, with translation MTNKELIKQNLENYFGYTSFRNGQEEAVLAALEGRHTLVMLPTGTGKSICYQLTGYCLNGLVVIVSPLLSLMQDQVEQLKLNGEKRVAAINSLMDVQEKEWVLKHLSQYKFIFLSPEMLHQEYVMAYLTKVPIGLFVIDEAHCISQWGLDFRPDYLDLGLVRTQLNFPLTMALTATATKRVREEILASLYIDDKNTKEIVYSVDRSNIAFSTIICDRDKNQHLMNQIEKLKKPGIIYFSSKKTADEIAELIRSKTTIVAESYHSDIESEDKIKIQQQFVHDEIDIICATSAFGMGINKSNIRFVIHYHLPGSPEAYLQEVGRCGRDGKPSLALLLYEKGDSMIQFRLQEDTLPTVEMLEYGYKKGVTPEGSCSPSQKQLLENYLKSNLSIEIAKQQIKSRIVYKQQQLYYMIDYAETSSCKRRFLLHYFEEKLESKPDSCCSNCNLEIADYYGESDLKQKISSQNEKNWEETLNALFLIGK, from the coding sequence ATGACTAATAAAGAACTCATCAAACAAAATTTAGAGAACTATTTTGGGTACACTTCTTTTAGAAATGGTCAGGAAGAAGCCGTTTTAGCAGCTTTAGAGGGAAGACATACCTTAGTTATGCTGCCAACTGGCACAGGGAAATCAATTTGTTACCAATTAACAGGCTATTGCTTGAATGGACTTGTAGTAATCGTTTCACCTCTACTGTCATTAATGCAAGACCAAGTAGAACAGTTAAAGCTTAACGGTGAAAAAAGAGTTGCAGCTATCAATAGTTTGATGGATGTACAGGAAAAAGAATGGGTTTTAAAGCATTTATCGCAGTATAAATTTATTTTTCTTTCACCTGAGATGCTTCACCAAGAATATGTGATGGCGTACTTAACAAAAGTTCCGATTGGTCTTTTTGTCATTGACGAAGCTCATTGTATCTCTCAGTGGGGATTGGATTTCAGACCTGATTACTTAGATCTAGGATTGGTTCGTACACAATTAAACTTCCCATTAACCATGGCGTTAACCGCTACTGCTACAAAACGTGTACGAGAAGAAATTTTAGCGTCATTGTATATTGATGATAAAAATACAAAGGAAATTGTCTATTCAGTTGATCGTTCAAATATTGCTTTTTCTACTATTATCTGTGACCGAGATAAGAATCAACACCTGATGAATCAAATTGAGAAATTGAAAAAACCAGGAATTATCTATTTTTCTAGTAAGAAAACAGCCGATGAAATTGCTGAATTGATTCGATCTAAAACAACCATTGTTGCAGAAAGTTACCACTCTGATATAGAATCAGAAGATAAGATTAAAATACAACAGCAGTTTGTTCATGATGAAATTGATATTATTTGTGCGACAAGCGCATTTGGAATGGGTATCAATAAAAGCAATATTCGATTTGTTATTCATTATCATCTTCCTGGCAGTCCCGAAGCGTATTTGCAAGAAGTCGGAAGATGTGGCAGAGATGGAAAACCCAGTCTAGCTCTATTGCTATACGAAAAAGGAGACAGTATGATTCAATTTCGTTTGCAAGAAGATACATTACCGACAGTTGAGATGTTGGAATACGGGTATAAAAAAGGCGTGACTCCAGAAGGTAGTTGTAGTCCTTCCCAAAAGCAACTATTAGAAAACTATTTAAAATCTAATTTATCTATTGAAATAGCTAAGCAGCAAATAAAAAGTAGAATTGTATACAAACAGCAGCAATTGTATTACATGATCGATTATGCGGAAACTTCTAGTTGCAAACGACGTTTTCTCTTGCATTATTTTGAGGAAAAATTAGAGAGCAAACCAGATAGTTGTTGTTCTAATTGCAATCTTGAGATTGCTGATTATTATGGTGAATCTGATTTGAAACAAAAAATAAGTTCTCAAAATGAAAAAAACTGGGAAGAAACCTTGAATGCATTATTTTTAATTGGAAAATAA
- a CDS encoding LysM peptidoglycan-binding domain-containing protein produces MSKRNSKNNPKKENAWNRKFDDDDSLVDDKYSRTARKKSKKSVHPVITSLVIFLLLIIILPSVAYLWWSNVDSDSSKKQNETEERMTITQNSSSESSSSEESVSESESESEITSESIEEESSESEVVPPEEPESQVAEQPVIEEPESVEEPESEVVEETTNTYTVQPGDNLYRIALNHNMTTDELKALNGIAGDSVSVGTVLKVK; encoded by the coding sequence ATGAGTAAAAGAAATTCTAAAAATAACCCTAAAAAAGAAAATGCATGGAATCGTAAATTTGATGATGACGATAGTTTAGTGGATGATAAATATTCTAGAACAGCAAGGAAAAAATCGAAGAAAAGTGTACACCCTGTTATAACATCGTTGGTTATTTTCTTACTATTGATTATTATTTTACCGAGTGTTGCTTATCTTTGGTGGTCTAATGTAGACTCCGATAGTAGTAAAAAACAGAACGAAACGGAAGAAAGAATGACCATAACACAAAATAGCAGTAGTGAATCAAGTAGCTCAGAAGAATCGGTTTCTGAGTCGGAATCTGAATCAGAAATTACATCTGAAAGTATAGAAGAAGAGTCATCTGAAAGTGAAGTTGTACCACCAGAAGAGCCTGAATCGCAAGTGGCAGAACAGCCTGTAATTGAGGAGCCTGAAAGTGTAGAAGAACCAGAGTCTGAAGTGGTAGAAGAAACAACCAATACTTATACTGTACAACCTGGGGATAACCTTTACCGTATTGCTTTGAATCACAACATGACAACAGATGAACTGAAAGCATTAAATGGTATAGCTGGCGATTCAGTTAGTGTCGGAACGGTCTTGAAAGTTAAGTAA
- the cmk gene encoding (d)CMP kinase → MKKTIQVAIDGPASAGKSTVAKILAKELGYIYCDTGAMYRALTYQAIKNNIEVTDEKQLVHLLKEMIISFEPNKGNQKVFINGEEVTDAIRLTDVTNAVSAVSAHGEVRKELVKRQQEIAAHGGVVMDGRDIGTAVLPTAEVKIFLIASVEERAERRYKENLSKGILTSLEVLKQEIADRDYKDSHREVSPLTQAQDAVRLDTTSLTIEQVVEKIRELIQIKLNN, encoded by the coding sequence TTGAAAAAAACAATACAAGTTGCCATTGACGGGCCGGCTTCCGCTGGAAAAAGCACAGTCGCTAAGATATTAGCGAAAGAATTAGGGTACATTTATTGCGATACTGGAGCAATGTATCGTGCTCTAACGTATCAAGCAATCAAAAATAACATCGAAGTAACAGATGAAAAACAATTAGTTCATTTGTTGAAAGAAATGATTATTTCTTTTGAACCAAACAAAGGTAATCAAAAAGTGTTTATTAATGGTGAGGAAGTAACCGATGCTATTCGTTTAACAGATGTAACAAATGCCGTTTCAGCTGTCTCAGCTCATGGTGAAGTTAGAAAAGAGCTAGTAAAAAGACAACAAGAAATAGCAGCACATGGTGGAGTAGTTATGGACGGACGTGATATAGGCACAGCCGTTTTACCAACAGCGGAAGTGAAAATTTTTCTTATTGCTAGTGTTGAAGAACGTGCAGAAAGACGCTACAAAGAAAATTTAAGTAAAGGTATACTTACTTCACTAGAAGTGTTAAAGCAAGAAATTGCAGATCGAGATTACAAAGATTCACATCGTGAGGTTTCTCCACTTACACAAGCCCAAGACGCTGTTCGTTTGGATACAACTAGCTTAACTATTGAACAAGTTGTGGAAAAAATCAGAGAATTAATCCAAATAAAACTTAATAATTAA
- the rpsA gene encoding 30S ribosomal protein S1, which yields MTENEKNQEVNEQESMIDAMNSVQEINIGDSVKGEILAIQDNKQAIVGIIGGGVEGVIPNNELSAAPFENVTDVVNVGDIVDLVVIKEIKEKENGSYLLSKRRIDAKKVWEKVQKEFDEGAIIEAPVKEVVKGGLVVDVGVRGFVPASMVDVHFVEDFSRYKGQTLKFKIIEIEPSENRLILSHKAVVEAENEEKKKGLLSHLVEGDIVKGKIARLTNFGAFIDLGGVDGLVHISQIAYEHVKDPADVLTVGEEVNVKILSVNEEEGRISLSIKETLPGPWDDIEERAAVGSVLDGLVKRLTSFGAFVEIFPGVEGLVHISQISHNHIATPHEVLSEGAEIKVKVLEVNPTDQRLSLSIKALEEKPNQPKASQAETNYDLPEEDTGFTLGDILGDQLSDITTDEEN from the coding sequence ATGACGGAAAATGAAAAAAACCAAGAGGTCAACGAACAAGAGTCAATGATTGATGCAATGAATAGTGTTCAAGAAATTAATATTGGAGATAGTGTTAAAGGTGAAATTTTAGCGATTCAAGATAATAAGCAGGCTATAGTTGGTATTATTGGCGGTGGAGTTGAAGGTGTCATTCCGAACAATGAATTATCAGCTGCTCCATTTGAAAATGTTACAGATGTTGTAAATGTAGGAGATATCGTAGATCTAGTTGTTATTAAAGAAATTAAAGAAAAAGAAAACGGCAGTTATTTATTATCAAAACGCCGTATTGACGCTAAAAAAGTATGGGAAAAAGTTCAAAAAGAATTTGATGAAGGTGCCATTATTGAAGCACCTGTTAAAGAAGTAGTAAAAGGCGGTTTAGTTGTAGATGTAGGCGTCAGAGGATTTGTACCTGCTTCTATGGTAGATGTTCATTTTGTAGAAGATTTTTCTAGATACAAAGGACAGACATTGAAATTTAAAATCATTGAAATCGAACCTAGTGAAAATCGTTTAATTCTTTCTCATAAAGCTGTTGTTGAAGCAGAAAACGAAGAAAAGAAAAAAGGGTTGCTTAGTCATTTGGTTGAAGGCGATATTGTAAAAGGGAAAATCGCTCGTTTAACAAATTTTGGAGCGTTTATTGATCTTGGCGGTGTAGATGGACTTGTCCACATCTCGCAAATTGCTTATGAGCATGTAAAAGATCCTGCCGATGTCTTGACAGTCGGAGAAGAAGTTAACGTGAAGATTCTTTCTGTGAATGAAGAAGAGGGTCGTATTTCTCTTTCTATTAAAGAAACATTGCCTGGACCATGGGACGATATTGAAGAGCGTGCAGCTGTAGGTTCTGTTCTAGATGGCCTGGTTAAACGTTTAACAAGTTTTGGAGCATTTGTTGAAATCTTCCCAGGAGTTGAAGGACTTGTTCACATTTCGCAAATTTCGCACAACCACATAGCTACTCCGCATGAAGTTTTAAGTGAAGGTGCCGAAATTAAAGTGAAGGTATTAGAAGTTAATCCAACGGATCAGAGACTTTCTTTAAGTATCAAGGCATTAGAAGAGAAACCTAATCAACCGAAAGCAAGTCAAGCAGAAACCAATTACGATTTGCCTGAAGAAGATACTGGTTTTACTTTAGGTGATATTTTAGGCGATCAATTGTCTGACATTACAACAGATGAGGAGAACTAA
- the der gene encoding ribosome biogenesis GTPase Der, translating to MAKPVVAIVGRPNVGKSTIFNRIVGERISIVEDVSGVTRDRIYAPAEWLGKEFNVIDTGGIDLGDEPFLEQIKHQAEIAMDEADVIIFITSVKEHITDADENVAKILYRTNKPVLLAVNKVDNPEMRNDIFDFYSLGLGEPFPISGSHGLGIGDLLDAAINHFPEEQEEDYDDSVIKFSLIGRPNVGKSSLVNAILGEDRVIVSSIAGTTRDAIDTAFIGEDGTEFVMIDTAGMRKKGKVYENTERYSVLRALRAIERSDVVLCVLNAEEGIREQDKKVAGYAHEAGKGIIIVVNKWDTLEKDNHTMKAFEEQIRSEFLYLSYAPIIFVSALTKQRLNKLPEIIERVSMNQNLRIQSATLNEVILDAVAMNPTPTDKGKRLRIYYATQVAVKPPTFVVFVNEPEMMHFSYARFLENRIRDAFTFEGTPIHLIVRRRK from the coding sequence ATGGCAAAACCAGTTGTAGCCATCGTTGGTCGCCCTAACGTAGGAAAATCAACTATTTTTAATCGTATTGTTGGAGAACGTATCTCAATTGTAGAAGACGTATCAGGAGTAACCCGTGATCGTATTTATGCACCAGCAGAATGGCTAGGAAAAGAATTTAATGTGATTGATACAGGCGGGATCGATTTAGGTGATGAACCATTTTTAGAACAAATTAAACATCAAGCTGAAATAGCTATGGATGAAGCAGATGTGATTATTTTTATTACAAGTGTAAAAGAACACATAACAGATGCGGATGAAAATGTAGCAAAAATTCTTTATCGTACAAATAAACCAGTATTATTAGCTGTTAACAAAGTAGACAATCCTGAAATGCGTAACGATATTTTTGACTTTTATTCATTAGGATTAGGTGAACCTTTCCCAATTTCAGGAAGTCATGGTTTAGGAATCGGTGATTTGTTGGATGCAGCAATCAATCATTTCCCAGAAGAGCAAGAAGAAGATTACGATGATTCTGTTATAAAATTCAGCTTGATTGGTAGACCAAATGTAGGGAAATCATCACTTGTAAATGCTATATTAGGCGAAGATCGTGTGATTGTTTCGAGTATTGCAGGAACGACTCGTGATGCTATCGATACTGCTTTTATTGGCGAAGATGGAACTGAATTTGTTATGATTGATACTGCTGGAATGCGTAAAAAAGGGAAAGTTTATGAAAACACTGAAAGATATAGTGTTTTAAGAGCCTTAAGAGCAATCGAACGTTCTGATGTTGTTCTATGTGTATTGAATGCAGAAGAAGGTATTAGAGAGCAAGATAAAAAAGTTGCTGGATATGCCCATGAAGCCGGAAAAGGAATCATCATTGTTGTAAACAAATGGGATACTCTTGAAAAAGATAACCACACAATGAAAGCATTTGAAGAACAAATTAGAAGCGAATTTTTGTATCTAAGCTATGCGCCAATCATATTTGTTTCAGCTTTAACAAAACAACGATTAAATAAACTTCCTGAAATTATTGAGCGAGTAAGTATGAACCAAAACTTACGTATTCAATCTGCTACTTTGAATGAAGTCATATTAGATGCAGTAGCTATGAACCCAACTCCAACGGATAAGGGAAAAAGATTGCGCATTTATTATGCTACTCAAGTAGCTGTTAAACCGCCAACGTTTGTAGTATTTGTGAATGAACCCGAAATGATGCATTTCTCTTATGCTCGTTTCTTAGAAAATCGTATTCGTGATGCCTTTACTTTTGAAGGAACACCGATTCACCTTATAGTGAGAAGAAGAAAATAA
- a CDS encoding HU family DNA-binding protein, with the protein MANKAELIENVATSTGLTKKDATSAVDAVFESIQTSLSEGEKVQIIGFGNFEVRDRAARKGRNPQTGEEIQIAASKVPAFKPGKALKDAVK; encoded by the coding sequence ATGGCTAACAAAGCAGAATTAATTGAAAACGTTGCTACTTCAACAGGACTTACTAAAAAAGATGCAACTTCAGCAGTAGATGCTGTTTTTGAATCAATTCAAACTTCATTAAGTGAAGGTGAAAAAGTTCAAATTATTGGTTTTGGTAACTTTGAAGTTCGCGATCGTGCTGCACGTAAAGGTCGTAACCCTCAAACAGGGGAAGAAATCCAAATTGCTGCAAGCAAAGTACCTGCATTTAAACCAGGTAAAGCTCTTAAAGACGCAGTTAAATAA
- a CDS encoding integrase translates to MAENNVPLKTIMDRVGHEDADITNHIYTHVTNSMKTNIIAQLEASGL, encoded by the coding sequence TTGGCTGAAAATAATGTACCTTTAAAAACCATCATGGATAGAGTTGGCCATGAGGATGCAGATATCACAAATCACATCTATACTCATGTCACTAATTCGATGAAAACAAACATAATAGCCCAACTTGAAGCTAGCGGTTTATAA
- a CDS encoding sensor domain-containing diguanylate cyclase → MQEYTNEELILQMTSLKRLNKELLVALQETERLEFEWTQNLGQWFWDFTLNEVTFNPLKAEAIGYLKEDLPEKVPYHFFTDKIHPDDKDEVMQLMTDHLKGDIPAWNTKYRIQAKDGSWKMYRDFGKVTERDEQGAPLFLKGIVFDITQEEQERNQLMARNQNLSNQMKKDTLTSLYNRTAVTVELAKHANQSKKYDLPLSVIFLKIDKYSEYEELFGVVLSEEILKVTGQIIQVAIQKNNHIAGRYRESVFLILLNDTQKEEAYILADTIRQTVLETLFDVPKHVSVSVGISEFNKEETISELVNHVSKKLVTAVKNGGNQIIM, encoded by the coding sequence TTGCAAGAATATACTAATGAAGAGCTCATCTTACAAATGACTTCTTTAAAAAGATTGAATAAAGAACTATTGGTAGCTCTTCAAGAAACAGAACGTCTAGAATTTGAATGGACACAAAATTTAGGGCAATGGTTCTGGGATTTTACATTGAATGAAGTCACCTTTAATCCACTAAAAGCAGAAGCAATCGGATACTTAAAAGAAGACTTACCGGAAAAAGTTCCTTATCATTTTTTTACAGATAAAATTCACCCTGATGACAAAGATGAAGTGATGCAACTAATGACAGACCATCTTAAGGGAGACATACCTGCTTGGAATACAAAATACCGTATTCAAGCCAAAGATGGTTCGTGGAAAATGTATCGTGATTTCGGAAAAGTAACAGAGAGAGACGAACAAGGAGCTCCACTATTTCTTAAGGGAATTGTATTCGACATTACGCAGGAAGAACAAGAACGAAATCAACTGATGGCCAGAAATCAAAATTTATCCAATCAAATGAAAAAGGATACTCTCACTTCTTTATATAACAGAACAGCTGTTACAGTAGAGCTAGCAAAACATGCAAACCAGTCAAAAAAATATGACCTTCCTTTATCCGTAATATTTTTGAAAATTGATAAATATTCCGAATATGAGGAGCTGTTTGGAGTGGTCTTAAGTGAAGAAATACTAAAAGTCACTGGTCAGATCATACAAGTAGCCATTCAAAAAAACAATCACATTGCTGGTAGATACAGAGAATCCGTCTTTTTGATTTTATTAAATGATACTCAAAAAGAAGAAGCTTATATTCTTGCTGACACAATAAGACAAACTGTTTTAGAAACCCTTTTCGATGTTCCTAAACATGTAAGTGTAAGTGTTGGTATATCCGAATTTAATAAAGAAGAAACAATCAGTGAGTTAGTTAATCATGTATCTAAAAAATTAGTAACCGCCGTTAAAAATGGAGGAAACCAAATAATCATGTAA
- a CDS encoding tetratricopeptide repeat protein: MSYGQMMIDTLQNNQLEEAMNYFEQALKQDTDEELYNLADSLYHLGFLNEVKKINLHLLESHPEDDELRISLAEIAIEANELDSAMDWLLEVTEDSDVYPQTLLVLADLYQVQGLYEVSEQKLLTAKKILTDEPVIDFALAELHFSMGKYAQAIHGYEELMNQGLSDFSGINLAARCGSSYSALGDLEQAILYLEQSLEEKENVDTLFQLGFSYLQDKQYRRSIETLNKLKDLDPNYTTLYPYLAKGLEEENELDKALENIKEGLRVDEYNYELFYYGADIAIKLEDESLAEDYYLKAVQLVPENSSVQLAYTNLLLKQERFDETVEWIQKILVQNEVDPQFYWNLALANEGLEEYSAASIAYQKAYLSLGQNKDFLKSYIYFLREEGERTIIKDVINDYLLLVPSDAEIIEILEEINSNY; encoded by the coding sequence ATGTCATATGGACAAATGATGATCGACACGCTTCAAAATAATCAATTAGAAGAAGCGATGAATTATTTTGAACAAGCTTTAAAACAAGATACAGATGAAGAACTGTATAATCTTGCAGATTCTCTTTATCACCTTGGTTTTTTAAATGAAGTAAAAAAAATAAATCTGCACTTGCTAGAAAGTCATCCTGAAGACGATGAATTAAGAATAAGTTTAGCTGAAATAGCTATTGAAGCAAATGAATTAGATTCAGCAATGGATTGGCTTCTAGAAGTTACAGAAGACAGTGACGTTTATCCTCAAACGTTGCTTGTTTTAGCCGACTTATACCAAGTTCAAGGTCTTTATGAAGTCAGCGAGCAAAAACTCCTCACAGCTAAAAAAATCCTAACTGATGAACCTGTGATAGATTTCGCCTTAGCAGAACTGCATTTTTCTATGGGAAAATATGCTCAAGCGATTCATGGCTATGAAGAATTGATGAACCAAGGTCTATCCGATTTTTCAGGTATCAACCTGGCTGCTCGATGTGGCAGCTCATACAGTGCATTAGGTGATTTGGAGCAAGCTATACTATACCTAGAGCAAAGCTTGGAAGAAAAAGAAAACGTTGATACGTTATTTCAATTGGGCTTCTCATATTTACAAGACAAACAATACCGCCGTTCAATTGAAACCTTAAATAAATTAAAAGATTTAGATCCGAACTACACAACCTTATATCCTTATTTAGCTAAAGGACTTGAAGAAGAAAATGAACTGGATAAAGCTCTTGAAAATATTAAAGAAGGTTTAAGAGTGGATGAATACAATTATGAACTTTTCTATTATGGTGCTGATATAGCCATCAAGCTAGAAGACGAATCTTTAGCGGAAGATTATTATTTAAAGGCCGTTCAACTTGTTCCAGAAAATTCATCTGTGCAGTTAGCGTATACAAATTTATTGTTGAAACAAGAACGTTTCGATGAAACAGTCGAATGGATTCAAAAAATACTCGTACAAAATGAAGTTGATCCTCAGTTTTATTGGAATCTAGCTTTAGCCAATGAAGGTTTGGAAGAATATTCAGCAGCAAGTATTGCTTACCAAAAAGCTTACCTATCACTTGGTCAGAATAAAGATTTCTTGAAATCTTATATCTATTTTCTACGTGAAGAAGGAGAACGCACTATTATCAAGGATGTGATTAACGACTATTTGCTTCTTGTGCCAAGTGATGCAGAAATAATAGAAATACTAGAAGAAATAAATAGCAACTATTAA
- a CDS encoding ReoY family proteolytic degradation factor produces MNIQISLEAKKNFLGWFLDRYQLKRRESMWILNYLLNHDIVLNKVHFVEAVDKTPRGMMMSTTETNNEAFLFYKNGTVFSDPEQAFHEVRLNWQEEMYIELVFLNPWKSAEYLTILEDNPYYKWNETISIQLVEEVELALETLSLTERKQNTLHQIDLSLEKEDRERFIQLSKQLKEIEEDLRNEQKKPNH; encoded by the coding sequence ATGAACATCCAAATTTCTTTAGAAGCTAAAAAAAATTTTCTTGGATGGTTTTTAGACCGATACCAATTGAAGAGAAGAGAATCTATGTGGATCCTAAACTACTTACTAAATCATGATATAGTATTAAACAAAGTCCATTTTGTAGAAGCTGTAGATAAAACTCCACGGGGCATGATGATGTCTACAACGGAAACGAACAATGAAGCTTTTCTATTTTATAAAAATGGAACAGTGTTTAGCGATCCGGAACAAGCTTTCCATGAAGTTCGATTAAATTGGCAAGAAGAGATGTATATTGAGCTAGTTTTTTTAAATCCATGGAAGTCTGCCGAATACCTGACTATATTGGAAGATAATCCCTATTACAAGTGGAATGAAACTATTAGTATACAACTTGTTGAAGAAGTTGAACTTGCACTTGAGACGTTATCATTAACGGAACGAAAACAAAATACACTCCATCAGATTGACCTGTCTTTAGAAAAAGAAGATCGAGAAAGATTTATTCAATTGTCAAAACAATTAAAAGAAATTGAAGAAGATTTAAGGAATGAACAAAAAAAGCCAAACCATTAA
- a CDS encoding YitT family protein, translating into MLNEKIAVKDILIITIGCALYAFGLVYINIANELAEGGMTGVSLLLRYWFHIDPALSTLLLNIPTILIGWKMLGNRSLIYTIYGTAMLSFFLYIWQRTSIAIDLENDLFIAGILAGLCGGVGSGMIYRSGGTTGGSDILARILEKKKGISMGKTLLVFDVFILTLSLTYIDLPHMMYTLLASYVFSKIVDFMQDGSYAARGLLIISEKHERIAETIMSEMERGVTFFKAEGAYSKEEKKVLYCVLGSHEIVMAKRIIHEIDSKAFYSLLTVHEVLGEGFSFDPKPKQPIFIKKAKP; encoded by the coding sequence ATGTTAAACGAAAAAATAGCTGTAAAAGATATACTGATTATTACAATCGGCTGTGCACTTTATGCATTTGGACTAGTGTACATCAATATTGCAAACGAATTAGCTGAAGGTGGAATGACCGGTGTTTCTTTATTGTTACGTTACTGGTTTCACATTGATCCAGCTCTGTCTACATTACTCCTAAACATTCCAACGATATTAATCGGATGGAAAATGTTAGGCAACCGTTCATTAATTTACACCATATATGGAACAGCTATGTTGTCCTTCTTCTTATATATATGGCAACGAACTTCAATTGCTATTGATTTAGAAAACGACCTTTTTATAGCTGGCATCTTAGCTGGCTTATGTGGTGGAGTGGGTAGCGGTATGATCTATCGTTCAGGTGGAACAACTGGCGGCAGCGATATTCTTGCTCGCATTTTAGAAAAGAAAAAAGGTATTTCAATGGGAAAAACATTATTGGTCTTTGATGTTTTTATTTTAACGTTATCGTTAACTTACATAGACTTGCCTCATATGATGTATACGTTGCTTGCTTCTTATGTATTTTCTAAAATCGTTGACTTTATGCAAGATGGATCTTATGCAGCAAGAGGATTACTTATTATTTCTGAGAAACATGAACGTATCGCTGAAACGATTATGTCAGAAATGGAACGAGGCGTAACGTTCTTCAAAGCTGAGGGTGCTTATTCAAAAGAAGAGAAAAAAGTATTGTATTGCGTTTTAGGCAGTCATGAAATTGTCATGGCTAAACGAATCATTCATGAAATTGATTCAAAAGCTTTTTATTCTCTTTTAACGGTACATGAAGTTCTAGGAGAAGGTTTCTCATTCGACCCTAAACCAAAGCAACCAATTTTCATAAAAAAAGCCAAACCTTAA